A window from Citrus sinensis cultivar Valencia sweet orange chromosome 5, DVS_A1.0, whole genome shotgun sequence encodes these proteins:
- the LOC102613158 gene encoding citrate-binding protein-like: protein MVEPKSYTLPFVLLVVLLNKFKAILCYAPADPTYGFSPVALTPENLELQRPYDVPLEERYSYENGVHKLWVYADDKPHDPNSLTQPRTEIRIRGLDYSSGVWQFEGYGFVPNGTSGATIAQIHGAAHGATTLILRIYNGDMRYYSFDLVATDLYDKWFRLNIIHDVDGGMVTVFIDGVQKFATKDKGPGDLYFKCGVYAAPANISYYMESRWRDIKIFKKCES, encoded by the exons ATGGTTGAGCCCAAAAGCTACACGCTTCCTTTTGTTCTTCTCGTGGTTTTGCTGAACAAGTTCAAAGCCATTCTGTGTTATGCTCCTGCCGATCCCACTTATGGCTTCAGCCCCGTCGCATTGACACCTGAAAACTTGGAACTGCAAAGACCATATGATGTACCACTGGAAGAACGTTACAGCTATGAAAATGGGGTGCATAAATTATGGGTCTATGCTGATGACAAGCCTCATGATCCCAACAGCCTCACCCAACCGCGCACAGAAATCCGCATACGC GGCCTGGACTATTCGTCAGGAGTGTGGCAATTTGAAGGGTATGGTTTTGTGCCAAACGGAACCTCTGGTGCTACAATAGCTCAGATTCACGGCGCAGCTCACGGGGCTACTACGTTGATCCTAAGGATCTATAATGGCGACATGAGGTACTACAGCTTTGATCTGGTGGCGACGGACCTATACGACAAGTGGTTTCGGCTTAATATCATTCATGATGTGGATGGTGGGATGGTAACTGTTTTTATTGATGGTGTTCAGAAATTTGCTACTAAGGATAAAGGGCCAGGGGACTTGTATTTCAAATGTGGAGTTTATGCTGCTCCTGCTAATATAAGCTATTACATGGAGTCTAGGTGGAGAgacatcaaaatttttaagaagTGTGAATCCTGA
- the LOC102617364 gene encoding protein PHLOEM UNLOADING MODULATOR produces MRLPAARSGGGLGIAAMSYILIDYLRHLSPAWHARLQPVLWTVLALIAITRVPYYRHWTAEFRAAIPFVGSMIFMLSALLFEALSVRFATAVLGLDWHSDTDPLPDTGQWLLLALNEKLPGTIVQILRARIIGLHHFLMLFMMLAFSVLFDSVEAPGLGLGARYMFTMAVGRLLRAITFVSTILPSARPWCVSARFRVPAYPHYWAQKYYVPYASDASAIRQIINQDMAYADVGNYPSDYRLDWGSMSFLIDFLRPTASEGSSWFSLLKKAGGGCNDLIYSGHMLVAVLTAMAWTEAYGGFSSALVWLLVMHSAQREVRERHHYSVDCIVAIYVGILLWKMTGFIWPLKDASKSKRLNKLDKIQSRLLQAAKDSDMDKVTELLKEVEPGGQETQNKGPIKGLWLFACAIIFFALTIVVLAFTLTSDG; encoded by the exons ATGCGGTTGCCGGCGGCGAGGAGCGGCGGAGGTCTGGGCATCGCCGCCATGTCTTACATCTTAATAGACTACCTGCGCCACCTGTCTCCGGCATGGCACGCGCGCTTGCAGCCGGTGCTCTGGACCGTACTGGCTCTGATCGCCATCACACGTGTCCCCTATTACAGGCACTGGACCGCCGAGTTCCGGGCGGCAATTCCATTCGTGGGTtcaatgattttcatgctatctGCTCTTCTCTTCGAGGCTCTCTCCGTTCGCTTCGCTACTGCAGTGCTTGGCCTTGATTGGCACAG TGATACAGATCCTCTGCCTGATACTGGTCAGTGGTTGCTCCTGGCATTAAATGAGAAACTTCCTGGAACAATAGTCCAAATATTGAGAGCTCGTATCATTGGGCTGCACCACTTTCTGATGTTGTTTATGATGCTGGCTTTCTCTGTACTATTTGACTCTGTAGAAGCTCCTGGCCTTGGGCTAGGTGCAAGGTATATGTTCACTATGGCAGTCGGCCGCCTCCTTCGGGCCATAACATTTGTATCTACCATTCTGCCATCAGCCCGGCCTTGGTGCGTTTCAGCAAGGTTTAGAGTCCCCGCGTACCCTCATTACTGGGCACAGAAATATTATGTGCCTTATGCTTCAGATGCCAGTGCTATTCGTCAGATTATAAATCAGGATATGGCTTATG CTGATGTTGGTAATTATCCGAGTGACTATCGACTGGATTGGGGTTCAATGAGTTTCTTAATTGACTTCCTGCGACCGACTGCATCAGAAGGATCTTCATGGTTCAGTCTGCTGAAGAAAGCTGGTGGTGGCTGCAATGACCTTATATACAGTGGTCACATGCTTGTTGCTGTACTGACAGCTATGGCTTGGACG GAGGCTTACGGAGGCTTTAGCTCGGCTCTCGTATGGCTGCTTGTAATGCACAGTGCCCAGAGAGAAGTTCGGGAACGCCACCACTACTCTGTGGACTGCATTGTGGCAATATACGTAGGCATCCTCCTCTGGAAGATGACAGGTTTTATCTGGCCACTCAAGGATGCATCCAAGAGTAAACGGCTCAACAAACTTGATAAAATCCAAAGTAGACTACTCCAAGCCGCTAAAGACTCGGACATGGACAAGGTAACCGAGCTTCTCAAAGAAGTTGAGCCAGGCGGTCAAGAAACCCAAAACAAAGGCCCCATCAAGGGCCTGTGGTTGTTTGCATGCgccataattttctttgcacTCACCATTGTTGTACTCGCCTTCACGTTGACGAGCgatggatga